The following DNA comes from Arcobacter cloacae.
TCGTGCATTAAGGCATTTTTTGAAAAATTATATTCCCTTATCGCTAGTTTATTCAGCATCATGGTACATCCTGTTATAACATTACAGGTTGCTAATCTATATATATCTTGGGAAAAAATAGGTTTAACTTTTTGATATTTCCACATAGATTCTGCCAATATTTTTAAATTCTGATCAACCACTATTAAATCTGTAAATATTACTATGGGAGATTTTTGAAAATTTCGATCTACTTCTTCCATTTTTAGTAAAGTTTTTTTTATTTTATCATCAAGCCATATATCATCCTGGTCACAAAACATTACATAATCAAAATTATTATCTATTTTCTGAATTAAATATGAAAAATTTTCTTTTGCCCCACCTGTTGAGATATCATCATCTAAGAACTCTATCTTACTCGGATATTTTCTCTCATATTCTCTAATAATGTTTACTGTATTGTCATTAGAATTATCATCATGTATCCATAAAACCCAATTCTGATAAGTTTGTTTTAAAAGTGAATCTAACTGATCTCTTAAATACTTTTCTCCATTATAAGTTGCTAATAATATATATATTAATTTCATTATAAATTCTTTTTTCCTTTCACATAAAAAACATCTTCAATCCAACTATCCAAACTGTAATTATTCTTTATATCTTTAGAAACCTTTTTATATGGTTTGTCAAAAAAATCATTCCTTATGTCAATGTTTTCTTTATCCAAAATAGATATATTATCTTCATCATAAAAATCATAATTTTTTATATCTTGATTTGTTGTGATAAGTTTTTTATTTGCACCTATTGCTTCAATAGTTCTCATTGTTAAACCATTTTGTAATGGATGAGGCAAGTCTAGTATTACTTTTGCACTATTATGATAGTCATTAACTTTATGATAACTCAAAGGTTTTATATACAGATTTTGAGATTGTTTTTTTAACAAAAAACTTATATAAGTTTTTATTCCTGTGAATAAATAAATAAATGTTTTTATATTCTTTATTTTACAAATATCTTCAACTTTTTTTATTAACTCCATTCTATCAGCATGAAGCCATCCAATAAAAACTAAATCATATTTATAATCAAATATCTCTTCATCTTTTGATTCTCTAAAGAATAAAGGTCTAAACTCTAATTTTTCATATTTTTCACAATCAATTCTATCAAAACTAAATACCCTATCAAAATAAGGAATCATTTCCAAAGCATTTGAAACTCTTTCTATAGAATCCCATTGATACATAATAAATGTTGCATTCTTTTGCTGATATTTTAAATCTTTTATAAAATCAGTTGTAAGATTTTCACCTTTCAAGACAAATACTATGTCATATTTTTTTACTTTAGTTTCATGAAGAATTTTTTGATGATGTTTTTTTACAATATTCTTTTGATATTTAAGTTTATTTATAATTTTTCCATACAAACCACTTAATAGATAACTTGGTTGCTCTAAATAAAAATCAACTATTGATCCATATTTTTCAAGACTTTTTTTAATTGTAGATTCATAGTCATAAAAACCTATTCCTATAAAAAGTATCTTCTTCCCTCTTAAAAAATCATCATTCATCTACAAATTCACCTTTCTTATCAGTTTTTCTCCAAACACCACTCTTCTCATCATATCTCTTTACTATCCTAGCAGGAACTCCAACTATCACTGAATAATCAGGGAAAGTACCTCGTATAACTGCATTTGTTCCAACAATACAATGCCTACCCAAGATAGTTCCTGCTTGTATCTTTGCTCCACTTCCTATAAAACAATTTTCACCTATTTGAGTTTTTTTCACCATCAAAGGTTGATTCCCAACAGGCATTGTTACATTTTCATATTCATGGTCTATATTTGTAATCATTACATCAAAAAGAATAGCTGTATCTTTTCCTATTATTAAAGTATCTGCTGCTGTTATATGACATCTTTGTTGAATTGTCACTCCATCTTCTAATATAATATGAGGATTAAAGTTCTCATTTGCATAGCTTGTGATGGCTTCTATCCTTGCATCATTCCAAATATAACAACCATTTCCTATAGAGATATATTCAGGTGTTAAAAATAGTGGTTTTTTTATAACACTTTTTACACCCATAGATTTAAACATAAGCTTGTAAAAAATTTGTGATTTTAGCTTATAGTAAATGCTACTTAAAACCTGCAATTTTCTTGATAGTGGTAGGTTTATGAATTTTTTTAGTTTAGTTAGCATCTAAAATTTCCTTGTATTTATTTGTTCCAAATCCTAAGATGTATTCTAGTTTTTTCTCTGTTTCATCCCAAAAATCTTGCTCATTATTTTTTTCTTTGAAAAACTCTATTTTTGATTTTAACTCTTCTATGTTTGAAAAGCTATCATCCCAAACATCTATAGAATTATCAGCGTCTATATCTTTATATCTTAAAGTTATACAATTATTTATATAACTATCATAATATGCTGTTGAATTATACACTATAGATAAAGAATAATTGTTTGTAGTTATCAACTCTTGGATTGTTTTATTCTCACTCATATAAAAGCCATTTTCTTTTGCTAAATTTTCATACAAACTATGATTTAAAGATGGATGAAGTTTAAATTCTACTTCTATTTTTATACTTTTTGATAACTCTTTTAATAATTCTACAATTTTTAAATTATTTTCATTGTATTGAACTCTTGCAAATAAAACTAAAATTTTTAAGTTATCTACTTTTTTTTCATTTAATTTCTTAATATTTCTAGGATAACCTGTAACTTCAATTCTATTTTCAGATATACCGTATTTTATAAATTCATCTTTTGTATATTGTCCCCAACAAAGTAGTTTGTCTGCTGGCATATGTTCATAAGCAATAACATCTATTGGATAACTATTCATTATAAAATATAATCCATGCTGTAAAGTATATGTTGTTACACCATTTTTTTGGAAATAATAATCCAAGATAGCTTCATAGTTATGTGTACTACAAAATGAACAAAATTTCTCCAAATTTTTAGATAGTTTATTTTTTTCTAAATCATCAATTATATTTAAAATATAAGTCATTGAACAAAATAATGATAACTTACTTTTAAAAGACAAACTTATTTTTTTTGTAAAAATATGTTTAAAAGAGATAAATATATTTTTAAAAGAAAATTTAAAACTTCTTTTAATTTTTGAAAAGTCTATTAAATTACTATTTATATCTTGTCTTACAAAATCTAGCAACTCATAATAGTCTTTTCTTCTATAAGGTCCCATTGAAAATAAGATTTTTTTATCTGTATTAATAAAAACTTTTTGTGTCATAAAAAGCCAAGCTAGTTCTTTTAATCTAAAAGTTCTTTTATTGTAAGTTAAGCTAACAATATCTATAGACATAATATTTTCAATAGGATAATTTTTATAATCAAATTTTAAATTTTGTTTTATTTTTTGATATTTATCAAATAACTCTTTCATAATAACTCTCTTAATTTTTTATATGATACTTCTTTGTAAAATATTTTTAATTGTAATATAATCATTATTGCATAAAAAAATATAGCTAATAATATAATTAAATAAATATTATTTAAGTATCCATCTAATATCAAATATAATACTCCACAAATAAATATAGATAAAAAAAGTGATATAAAATATATCTTGTATGGAAAATAACTAAAGAAATTTGAATTTAATCTTTTATTTATCTTTCTTATAAGCAATAATGCACCAAAATAGTTTAAAAATGTAGTAGCAATTGCAGCACCAATAACACCAAATTTTAAAATCAAAAAATAATTTAATATTACATTTAAAATAGTTATTAGTATAGTATTTTTAAAAAGTTCATTTTGTAATCCAATAGCACCCATAACCCCACCAAATATAACAACTGCCCTAAGCCATTGAATCATATATGCTTGAAAAACTATAACTGCTGATTGATATTTATCTCCAAAAAAAGAGATAATCAACTCGCTTGCAAAAACAAGACAGAATATCACTATTGGTACTAAAAGTATAGAAGCCTTTTCCATAGATAACTTCCACATATCTATGATATTTTCATACTCTTTATTTTTATAATACTTTGACATGATTGGGATCATCACGGTAAGTAACGAACCTGTTATGATTCCTATAAAAGGTATTTGAAATGCTCCTATTTTGAGATTTGAATAATCTTCAACTGTAAGCATAATAGAAACCATAATTTGGTCAATATACCCATTAAAAACCTGTACAAGAGCAACGGAACCCATAGCTATTACATATTTTGATTCTGTTTTATTTATGAGTTTTTTTGGACTATCATATAAAAAATATTTTAGATTTTTTTTTACTAAAACTAAAAATATAAGTGTATTAAAAATTGCCGTAACTATAAGTAAATAATATATATTTTGTGTATAAAGTGTTATTGCTATACTAATAATTATAGAAACAAGTTGAACAACTGATGTAGAAACCATAAAGTGCTTTAAATTATTTGTAACAGTTGCAAGATTTCTAAATAACTCTACAGATGTAGTCGTAATCATAATCACAGATAAAACGATAGCATAAATCTCAAAATAGTTATTTTTGAAAATTGTAGCTAGAAATGAACTAGAAATATTAAAAATAACTATCCCAATAAATACAAGAAGTAATTGAGTAAGAAAAAATCTTTTGTAAATAGATACTTTTTCTCTATATTTGTTAGTTTGTCCATGAAAATAACTAATAGCAACAGGAATTCCCATACTAAATACTATACCAAACATCCCAACTATAAGTAATAGTTGTTGATACTTTCCAAAATCCTCAACCGTTAAATATCTAGCAAGAACTATAAAAAGAATCATTGCTAAAATTTGTCTGATACTGTTTTGTAAAGTTAAGTAAATAGTTTTGTTCATGATTAATATTATTTATTGAAGTAATAAGCTATTGAAATCTTCAATATATCTATCAAATTCTTTTAAATCTTTATTATTATAACCGTAAAATGTCATACCATTTATATTTGCCGCTTCATAATCATTTATACTATCACCTATTA
Coding sequences within:
- a CDS encoding glycosyltransferase family 2 protein; translated protein: MKLIYILLATYNGEKYLRDQLDSLLKQTYQNWVLWIHDDNSNDNTVNIIREYERKYPSKIEFLDDDISTGGAKENFSYLIQKIDNNFDYVMFCDQDDIWLDDKIKKTLLKMEEVDRNFQKSPIVIFTDLIVVDQNLKILAESMWKYQKVKPIFSQDIYRLATCNVITGCTMMLNKLAIREYNFSKNALMHDWSIALQVLKIGGKIAYVNEGLILYRQHSFNVCGAKNITLISYLNHIRQFNNSLEANLSNYNMLKELQIFTNIFSFIFSKIKTIYFRFIKK
- a CDS encoding acyltransferase, which translates into the protein MLTKLKKFINLPLSRKLQVLSSIYYKLKSQIFYKLMFKSMGVKSVIKKPLFLTPEYISIGNGCYIWNDARIEAITSYANENFNPHIILEDGVTIQQRCHITAADTLIIGKDTAILFDVMITNIDHEYENVTMPVGNQPLMVKKTQIGENCFIGSGAKIQAGTILGRHCIVGTNAVIRGTFPDYSVIVGVPARIVKRYDEKSGVWRKTDKKGEFVDE
- a CDS encoding oligosaccharide flippase family protein; the protein is MNKTIYLTLQNSIRQILAMILFIVLARYLTVEDFGKYQQLLLIVGMFGIVFSMGIPVAISYFHGQTNKYREKVSIYKRFFLTQLLLVFIGIVIFNISSSFLATIFKNNYFEIYAIVLSVIMITTTSVELFRNLATVTNNLKHFMVSTSVVQLVSIIISIAITLYTQNIYYLLIVTAIFNTLIFLVLVKKNLKYFLYDSPKKLINKTESKYVIAMGSVALVQVFNGYIDQIMVSIMLTVEDYSNLKIGAFQIPFIGIITGSLLTVMIPIMSKYYKNKEYENIIDMWKLSMEKASILLVPIVIFCLVFASELIISFFGDKYQSAVIVFQAYMIQWLRAVVIFGGVMGAIGLQNELFKNTILITILNVILNYFLILKFGVIGAAIATTFLNYFGALLLIRKINKRLNSNFFSYFPYKIYFISLFLSIFICGVLYLILDGYLNNIYLIILLAIFFYAIMIILQLKIFYKEVSYKKLRELL